The Pseudomonas kermanshahensis genome contains a region encoding:
- a CDS encoding CaiB/BaiF CoA transferase family protein: MGALSHLRVLDLSRVLAGPWSGQILADLGADVIKVERPGNGDDTRSWGPPFLRDTRGENTSEAAYYLSANRNKRSVTIDFTQPEGQRLVRELAAKSDIVIENFKVGGLAAYGLDYQSLKALNPKLIYCSITGFGQTGPYAKRAGYDFMIQGLGGLMSLTGRPEGEEGAGPVKVGVALTDILTGLYSTVAILAALAHRDQTGIGQHVDMALLDVQVACLANQAMNYLTTGTPPRRLGNAHPNIVPYQDFPTADGDFILTVGNDGQFRKFAEVAGQPQWADDPRFATNKLRVANRGELIPLIRQATVFKTTAEWVSQLEKAGVPCGPINDLAQMFQDPQVVARGLAVTIPHPLAGSVPQVASPIRLSETPVEYRRAPPLLGEHTEAVLSEVLGLDTDAVHRLRSAGVL; the protein is encoded by the coding sequence ATGGGCGCGCTATCACATCTGCGGGTGCTGGACCTTTCGCGCGTGTTGGCCGGCCCATGGTCTGGCCAGATTCTCGCTGACCTTGGGGCTGACGTGATCAAGGTCGAGCGCCCTGGTAATGGCGATGATACCCGCTCGTGGGGGCCGCCTTTCCTCAGGGATACCCGGGGTGAGAACACCAGTGAGGCCGCCTATTACCTTTCGGCCAATCGCAACAAGCGTTCGGTGACGATCGACTTCACACAGCCTGAAGGGCAACGCTTGGTGCGTGAGCTGGCGGCGAAGTCGGATATTGTCATCGAGAACTTCAAGGTGGGTGGCCTCGCAGCCTATGGGCTGGATTACCAAAGCCTGAAAGCACTCAACCCAAAGCTTATCTATTGCTCCATTACCGGTTTTGGCCAGACCGGGCCCTATGCCAAGCGCGCGGGCTATGACTTCATGATCCAAGGGCTGGGTGGCCTGATGAGCCTGACCGGTCGGCCTGAGGGGGAAGAAGGTGCTGGGCCGGTAAAGGTTGGCGTGGCGCTGACTGACATTCTTACTGGGTTGTACTCGACTGTGGCGATTTTGGCTGCCCTCGCCCATCGGGACCAGACCGGGATCGGCCAGCATGTCGACATGGCATTGCTCGATGTTCAGGTGGCCTGCCTGGCGAACCAGGCCATGAACTACCTGACCACGGGCACTCCGCCCCGGCGCCTGGGTAATGCGCATCCCAATATCGTGCCTTACCAGGACTTCCCTACAGCAGACGGCGATTTCATTCTTACCGTGGGTAATGATGGTCAGTTTCGAAAGTTTGCCGAGGTGGCTGGGCAGCCGCAGTGGGCGGATGATCCTCGCTTCGCTACTAATAAGCTGCGTGTGGCCAACCGTGGTGAGCTGATTCCGTTGATTCGTCAGGCTACGGTGTTCAAGACCACGGCGGAGTGGGTGAGCCAGTTGGAGAAGGCTGGGGTGCCGTGTGGGCCAATCAATGACCTGGCGCAGATGTTCCAGGATCCGCAGGTGGTGGCTCGAGGGTTGGCGGTGACTATCCCGCATCCACTGGCGGGGAGTGTGCCGCAGGTAGCCAGCCCTATTCGCCTGTCGGAGACGCCGGTGGAGTACCGGCGGGCGCCGCCGCTGTTGGGTGAGCACACCGAGGCGGTATTGAGTGAGGTGCTTGGGTTGGATACGGATGCCGTGCACCGCTTGCGCAGTGCTGGGGTGCTTTGA
- a CDS encoding acyl-CoA dehydrogenase, whose amino-acid sequence MAGKASFNWIDPLLLDQQLTEEERMVRDSAYQFAQDKLAPRVLEAFRHEQTDPAIFREMGEIGLLGATIPEQYGGSGLNYVCYGLIAREVERIDSGYRSMMSVQSSLVMVPINEFGTEAQKQKYLPKLATGEWIGCFGLTEPNHGSDPGSMITRARKVDGGYRLTGSKMWITNSPIADVFVVWGKDDAGDIRGFVLEKGWEGLSAPAIHGKVGLRASITGEIVMDNVFVPEENIFPDVRGLKGPFTCLNSARYGISWGALGAAEACWHTARQYTLDRQQFGRPLAANQLIQKKLADMQTEITLALQGCLRLGRMKDEGTAAVEITSIMKRNSCGKALDIARMARDMLGGNGISDEFGVARHLVNLEVVNTYEGTHDVHALILGRAQTGIQAFY is encoded by the coding sequence ATGGCCGGTAAAGCAAGCTTCAACTGGATCGATCCGCTGCTGCTCGATCAGCAGCTCACTGAAGAAGAGCGCATGGTGCGTGACAGCGCTTATCAGTTCGCCCAGGACAAGCTGGCGCCGCGCGTGCTCGAAGCCTTCCGCCATGAGCAGACCGACCCGGCGATCTTCCGCGAGATGGGTGAAATCGGTTTGCTGGGTGCCACCATCCCCGAGCAGTATGGCGGCAGCGGTCTTAATTATGTGTGTTACGGGCTGATCGCTCGCGAGGTCGAGCGGATCGACTCTGGCTATCGCTCGATGATGAGTGTGCAGTCTTCCCTGGTGATGGTACCGATCAACGAATTCGGCACTGAGGCGCAGAAGCAGAAGTACCTGCCCAAGCTCGCCACGGGTGAGTGGATCGGCTGCTTTGGTCTGACCGAGCCTAACCACGGCTCCGACCCGGGCTCGATGATCACCCGGGCCAGAAAGGTGGACGGCGGCTACCGCCTGACCGGCAGCAAGATGTGGATCACCAACAGCCCGATCGCCGATGTGTTCGTGGTGTGGGGCAAGGATGACGCTGGCGATATCCGCGGCTTCGTGCTGGAAAAGGGTTGGGAAGGCCTGAGCGCCCCGGCGATCCACGGCAAGGTGGGCCTGCGTGCTTCGATTACAGGCGAGATCGTAATGGACAACGTGTTCGTGCCTGAGGAGAACATCTTCCCAGACGTGCGCGGCCTCAAGGGCCCGTTCACCTGCCTGAACTCGGCACGCTATGGCATCTCCTGGGGGGCGTTGGGCGCTGCCGAGGCCTGCTGGCATACCGCGCGCCAATACACCCTGGACCGTCAGCAGTTCGGCCGCCCGCTGGCAGCCAATCAGCTGATCCAGAAAAAGCTGGCCGACATGCAGACCGAGATCACCCTGGCACTGCAGGGCTGCCTGCGGTTGGGGCGCATGAAGGATGAAGGCACCGCGGCTGTCGAGATCACCTCGATCATGAAGCGTAACTCTTGCGGTAAAGCCTTGGATATCGCCCGCATGGCACGTGACATGCTGGGGGGTAACGGCATTTCCGATGAGTTCGGCGTGGCTCGCCATCTGGTGAACCTTGAGGTGGTCAACACCTATGAAGGTACCCATGACGTGCATGCATTGATCCTGGGGCGTGCTCAGACCGGCATCCAGGCCTTCTATTAA
- a CDS encoding LysR family transcriptional regulator, which produces MRRKIPSTAALVCFEAAARNESFTKAAQELALTQGAVCRQIGGLEAFLNVELFRRSRRGVKLTEAGLSYSRQVAAQLDAVERDTLSVMRQQGANVIELAVVPTFGTQWLLPRLKDFQQRHPDVTVNLTNRTRPFLFADTAFDAAIYFGDADWSGTQSHRLMGENPVPVCSPALLDGQGMLDARRIAQLPLLQQTTRPYAWRQWFGGLGMNVERDMTGPRYELFSMLAQAAMHEMGIALIPPFLIQRELQEGRLVVANRHALSSDKAYYLMIPERKVESASLRAFRDWLVAQAQAYTTASA; this is translated from the coding sequence ATGCGCCGCAAGATCCCCAGCACTGCCGCCCTGGTCTGTTTCGAGGCGGCGGCGCGTAACGAGAGCTTCACCAAGGCCGCGCAAGAACTCGCGCTGACCCAGGGCGCCGTTTGTCGGCAGATCGGCGGCCTGGAGGCCTTCCTTAATGTGGAACTGTTTCGCCGCTCAAGGCGCGGGGTGAAGCTGACCGAGGCTGGCCTTTCCTACAGCCGCCAGGTTGCCGCGCAGCTGGATGCGGTAGAGCGCGATACCTTGTCGGTCATGCGCCAGCAGGGCGCCAATGTGATCGAACTGGCCGTGGTACCCACCTTCGGCACCCAATGGCTGCTCCCCAGGCTCAAGGACTTCCAGCAGCGCCACCCCGACGTCACCGTCAACCTGACCAACCGCACCCGGCCATTTCTGTTTGCCGACACAGCCTTTGATGCAGCCATCTATTTCGGCGATGCCGACTGGTCCGGCACCCAGTCGCATAGGCTGATGGGCGAGAACCCTGTCCCCGTTTGCAGCCCGGCGTTGCTGGACGGGCAGGGCATGCTAGACGCCCGCCGCATTGCGCAACTGCCCTTGCTGCAGCAGACCACGCGCCCCTATGCCTGGCGGCAATGGTTCGGCGGCCTGGGCATGAACGTGGAGCGCGACATGACAGGCCCACGCTATGAACTATTCTCGATGCTCGCGCAGGCGGCGATGCACGAAATGGGGATCGCGCTGATCCCCCCCTTTCTAATCCAGCGGGAGTTGCAGGAGGGTAGGTTGGTGGTCGCTAACAGGCATGCCCTGAGCAGTGACAAGGCCTACTATCTGATGATTCCCGAGCGCAAAGTGGAGTCTGCCTCGCTACGGGCTTTCCGCGACTGGCTGGTAGCACAAGCGCAGGCTTACACCACCGCCTCTGCCTAG